A single Anas acuta chromosome 19, bAnaAcu1.1, whole genome shotgun sequence DNA region contains:
- the SUPT4H1 gene encoding transcription elongation factor SPT4, producing the protein MALETVPKDLRHLRACLLCSLVKTIDQFEYDGCDNCDAYLQMKGNREMVYDCTSSSFDGIIAMMSPEDSWVSKWQRISNFKPGVYAVSVTGRLPQGIVRELKSRGVAYKSRDTAIKT; encoded by the exons atGGCGCTGGAGACCGTCCCCAAGGACCTGCGGCACCTCCGGGcctgcctcctctgctccctcgTCAAG ACCATCGACCAGTTCGAGTACGACGGCTGCGACAACTGCGATGCCTACCTCCAGATGAAGGGTAACCGTGAGATGGTCTACGACTGCACCAGCTCCTCTTTCGACGG GATCATTGCGATGATGAGCCCGGAGGACAGCTGGGTCTCCAAGTGGCAGCGCATCA gTAACTTCAAGCCGGGCGTATATGCAGTGTCTGTGACTGGCCGCCTTCCCCAAG GGATCGTCCGAGAGCTGAAGAGCCGTGGTGTGGCTTACAAGTCCCGAGACACAGCTATAAAAACCTAA